The nucleotide window ATCTTACTAGTGGTATCATTTTTGATGGTTGTTGGTATAATAACGTCTGCGATTGTACTTCAAACGAAAGCTTATTTATTGGTAAGTTTTGGTGTAATTGGTTGTGTATTAATTATTTTCTTTATGCGTTTTGAGCTACGTTCTATTTCTGGCCGAGAGATAGTACTCTTAGCGATGCTGGCTGCAATAGCCTCGGTGGCTCGTGTACCTTTCGCTGCATTACCAAGTGTACAACCAACAACATTTATTATTATTTTGACAGGTCTTGTTTTTGGTGCAGAATCCGGCTTTTTAGTCGGAGCAGTTGCCGCCATTGTGTCAAATATTTTTCTAGGCCAAGGTCCGTGGACACCCTGGCAAATGTTTGCATGGGGAATGATAGGAGTTAGTGCAGGGCTACTACGTAATACGTGGTGGGTGAAAAAAATGTGGGGGCTATGTACTTTTGGTTTCATCTGGGGCTTTTTATTTGGCTGGTTTATGAATATGTGGATTCTAGTGAGTAATTTAGAAAGTTTCTCTTGGAGTTATGTTCTTGCCATTTATAGTGGGAGTGTGTATTTTGATTTGGCACATAGTTTATCCAATGTATTCTTTCTATTCATTTTTGCAACGAGTTGGACGAAAGTATTGGAGCGTTTTAAACGAAAATATAGATTGCTTGAGTCATAGTATGGAC belongs to Solibacillus sp. FSL R7-0682 and includes:
- a CDS encoding ECF transporter S component — its product is MARSNKILLVVSFLMVVGIITSAIVLQTKAYLLVSFGVIGCVLIIFFMRFELRSISGREIVLLAMLAAIASVARVPFAALPSVQPTTFIIILTGLVFGAESGFLVGAVAAIVSNIFLGQGPWTPWQMFAWGMIGVSAGLLRNTWWVKKMWGLCTFGFIWGFLFGWFMNMWILVSNLESFSWSYVLAIYSGSVYFDLAHSLSNVFFLFIFATSWTKVLERFKRKYRLLES